Proteins encoded within one genomic window of Pygocentrus nattereri isolate fPygNat1 chromosome 11, fPygNat1.pri, whole genome shotgun sequence:
- the ush1c gene encoding harmonin isoform X3, translating into MSKTDTLPAERKNKKEMEFELKLAKEKEEILEREKQMKISRLLQEVSETEREDLEESEKVQHWVEKLCQTRLEQISSVENDSSEMSPSRSPMSTGPTVRRFPGGLQLATTDLDDINLDEVDESLRKPLKRLAPTPPTSNHPPPPLPLPPPSPRLHQPSTHPSPSPRPSLTPSRPAPSSPRPAPQRPPSPLTSRVLPSSVSRGKPPMPSSRIHSQASWAPSSSHPPPPPPPPPPPPPPPPPPPPPPQHEDDKYHTMPPSYRRPSEHGSEWESNGYMQRGGFHMNGHSEPTYPGSAKVMRNTSHASRISTSSNPLQIAPSPPNQRRQVNPVMSKPVMLPHSQASHRPVLRPEPTSPQMLKRMVVYNTSFKTNKKQGFQKYVDDFDPYSMFTPEQIAGRDVRLLRIKKNGQLDLAVEGGIDSPLGKLVVSAVYEGGSADKHGGVVAGDEIMAVNGKILTDVTLTEGQNALTRAWNSGGDWIDLVIAVSPPKEYEDEVPKAASVSSTANRKVFQGSASVYRQGYVLQMKAPGPPP; encoded by the exons atgtCCAAGACAGACACGCTCCCAGCAGAGcgaaagaacaagaaagagatGGAGTTTGAGCTTAAGCTGGCAAAGGAGAAGGAAGAGATACTTGAgcgagagaaacagatgaaaatCAGTCGGCTCTTGCAAGAG GTATCTGAGACAGAGCGAGAGGATCTGGAGGAATCTGAGAAGGTACAGCACTGGGTGGAGAAGCTCTGCCAGACTCGACTGGAGCAGATCTCTTCAGTGGAGAATGATTCTTCTGAG ATGTCTCCGTCTCGCTCTCCCATGTCCACTGGGCCAACTGTGAGAAGGTTTCCTGGAGGTCTACAGTTGGCCACAACCGACCTAGATGACATCAATCTGGATGAGGTGGATGAGAGTCTGAGAAAGCCCTTGAAAAGACTAGCTCCAACTCCGCCCACATCCAATCACCCGCCACCACCTTTACCTCTTCCTCCaccctcgcctcgcctccaccAACCCTCCACTCACCCCTCTCCATCCCCGAGACCCTCCCTGACTCCGTCGCGCCCTGCTCCTTCCTCCCCAAGACCAGCTCCTCAGCGTCCACCTTCTCCACTCACTTCCAGGGTGCTCCCTTCTTCAGTCAGCCGTGGAAAGCCCCCCATGCCTTCTTCTAGAATTCACTCTCAAGCCTCCTGGGCTCCATCTTCCTCTcaccctccccctcctcctcctccacctccacctcctcccccaccacctcctccacctccccctcctcctcagCATGAAGATGACAAGTACCACACCATGCCACCCAGCTACCGCCGTCCCTCTGAACATGGAAGCGAATGGGAAAGCAATGGCTACATGCAACGAGGAGGCTTTCATATGAATGGCCATAGTGAGCCCACCTATCCTGGCAGTGCAAAG GTTATGAGAAACACTTCTCATGCTAGCAGAATATCAACCTCCAGCAATCCACTG CAAATAGCTCCCAGCCCTCCTAACCAGAGAAGACAGGTCAACCCTGTTATGTCAAAACCAGTCATGCTGCCCCATTCTCAGGCCTCACACAGACCTGTATTACGACCCGAACCCACG TCTCCACAGATGCTTAAACGGATGGTGGTGTACAACACATCCTttaagaccaacaagaaacaa GGATTCCAGAAATATGTGGATGACTTTGATCCCTACTCCATG TTCACCCCTGAGCAAATAGCTGGAAGAGATGTGCGGCTGCTGAGAATTAAGAAG AATGGCCAGCTGGACCTAGCTGTGGAAGGAGGGATAGACTCTCCACTGGGAAAGCTTGTGGTTTCAGCCGTTTATGAAGGAGGCTCAGCTGACAAGCATG GTGGGGTGGTGGCAGGTGATGAGATCATGGCAGTTAATGGAAAGATTCTGACTGATGTGACCCTGACTGAAGGGCAGAATGCTTTAACTCGAGCCTGGAACAGTGGAGGG gATTGGATTGACCTGGTGATAGCAGTATCTCCACCAAAGGAATATGAAGATGAAGT CCCTAAAGCAGCATCAGTCAGTTCCACTGCAAACAGAAAGGTTTTCCAGGGCAGTGCCTCAGTGTACAGGCAGGGCTATGTGCTACAGATGAAAGCCCCTGGCCCTCCGCCCTGA
- the ush1c gene encoding harmonin isoform X4, whose product MSKTDTLPAERKNKKEMEFELKLAKEKEEILEREKQMKISRLLQEVSETEREDLEESEKVQHWVEKLCQTRLEQISSVENDSSEMSPSRSPMSTGPTVRRFPGGLQLATTDLDDINLDEVDESLRKPLKRLAPTPPTSNHPPPPLPLPPPSPRLHQPSTHPSPSPRPSLTPSRPAPSSPRPAPQRPPSPLTSRVLPSSVSRGKPPMPSSRIHSQASWAPSSSHPPPPPPPPPPPPPPPPPPPPPPQHEDDKYHTMPPSYRRPSEHGSEWESNGYMQRGGFHMNGHSEPTYPGSAKVMRNTSHASRISTSSNPLQIAPSPPNQRRQVNPVMSKPVMLPHSQASHRPVLRPEPTGFQKYVDDFDPYSMFTPEQIAGRDVRLLRIKKNGQLDLAVEGGIDSPLGKLVVSAVYEGGSADKHGGVVAGDEIMAVNGKILTDVTLTEGQNALTRAWNSGGDWIDLVIAVSPPKEYEDEVPKAASVSSTANRKVFQGSASVYRQGYVLQMKAPGPPP is encoded by the exons atgtCCAAGACAGACACGCTCCCAGCAGAGcgaaagaacaagaaagagatGGAGTTTGAGCTTAAGCTGGCAAAGGAGAAGGAAGAGATACTTGAgcgagagaaacagatgaaaatCAGTCGGCTCTTGCAAGAG GTATCTGAGACAGAGCGAGAGGATCTGGAGGAATCTGAGAAGGTACAGCACTGGGTGGAGAAGCTCTGCCAGACTCGACTGGAGCAGATCTCTTCAGTGGAGAATGATTCTTCTGAG ATGTCTCCGTCTCGCTCTCCCATGTCCACTGGGCCAACTGTGAGAAGGTTTCCTGGAGGTCTACAGTTGGCCACAACCGACCTAGATGACATCAATCTGGATGAGGTGGATGAGAGTCTGAGAAAGCCCTTGAAAAGACTAGCTCCAACTCCGCCCACATCCAATCACCCGCCACCACCTTTACCTCTTCCTCCaccctcgcctcgcctccaccAACCCTCCACTCACCCCTCTCCATCCCCGAGACCCTCCCTGACTCCGTCGCGCCCTGCTCCTTCCTCCCCAAGACCAGCTCCTCAGCGTCCACCTTCTCCACTCACTTCCAGGGTGCTCCCTTCTTCAGTCAGCCGTGGAAAGCCCCCCATGCCTTCTTCTAGAATTCACTCTCAAGCCTCCTGGGCTCCATCTTCCTCTcaccctccccctcctcctcctccacctccacctcctcccccaccacctcctccacctccccctcctcctcagCATGAAGATGACAAGTACCACACCATGCCACCCAGCTACCGCCGTCCCTCTGAACATGGAAGCGAATGGGAAAGCAATGGCTACATGCAACGAGGAGGCTTTCATATGAATGGCCATAGTGAGCCCACCTATCCTGGCAGTGCAAAG GTTATGAGAAACACTTCTCATGCTAGCAGAATATCAACCTCCAGCAATCCACTG CAAATAGCTCCCAGCCCTCCTAACCAGAGAAGACAGGTCAACCCTGTTATGTCAAAACCAGTCATGCTGCCCCATTCTCAGGCCTCACACAGACCTGTATTACGACCCGAACCCACG GGATTCCAGAAATATGTGGATGACTTTGATCCCTACTCCATG TTCACCCCTGAGCAAATAGCTGGAAGAGATGTGCGGCTGCTGAGAATTAAGAAG AATGGCCAGCTGGACCTAGCTGTGGAAGGAGGGATAGACTCTCCACTGGGAAAGCTTGTGGTTTCAGCCGTTTATGAAGGAGGCTCAGCTGACAAGCATG GTGGGGTGGTGGCAGGTGATGAGATCATGGCAGTTAATGGAAAGATTCTGACTGATGTGACCCTGACTGAAGGGCAGAATGCTTTAACTCGAGCCTGGAACAGTGGAGGG gATTGGATTGACCTGGTGATAGCAGTATCTCCACCAAAGGAATATGAAGATGAAGT CCCTAAAGCAGCATCAGTCAGTTCCACTGCAAACAGAAAGGTTTTCCAGGGCAGTGCCTCAGTGTACAGGCAGGGCTATGTGCTACAGATGAAAGCCCCTGGCCCTCCGCCCTGA